A region from the Lagopus muta isolate bLagMut1 chromosome 27, bLagMut1 primary, whole genome shotgun sequence genome encodes:
- the BMP10 gene encoding bone morphogenetic protein 10 translates to MDSIVLQVWAGLCLLVHLASCSPILSLEHSSLEEGEPLFDEFLSEQDGVDFNTLLQNMKNEFLKTLNLSDIPLHESAKVDPPEYMLELYNKFATDRTSMPSANIIRSFKNEDLASHPVGVIGVRKYPLLFNVSIPHHEEITMAELRLYTLVERDQMLYDGLDRKVTIFEVLENDHMGVGEERKIMALASRQIYGTSSEWESFEVTEAIRRWRRAGLTTHRLEVHIEGREGEEQNGEGKLDIDINSEAKHVPLLIVFSDDQSNDKKEEKQELNEMIDHEQLLDLENLEVGNFHGHPGEEALLQMRSNIIYDSTARIRRNAKGNYCKKTPLYIDFKEIGWDSWIIAPAGYEAYECHGVCAYPLTEHVTPTKHAIVQTLVHLKNPQKASKACCVPTKLDPISILYMDAGVVTYKFKYEGMVVSECGCR, encoded by the exons ATGGATTCCATAGTCCTCCAGGTGTGGGCTGGCCTCTGCCTCTTGGTTCACCTTGCCTCTTGCAGTCCCATCCTGAGCTTGGAGCACTCTTCCTTGGAGGAAGGCGAGCCTCTTTTCGATGAATTCCTGTCCGAGCAGGATGGCGTTGATTTCAACACATTGCTTCAGAATATGAAGAACGAGTTCCTGAAGACGTTGAACCTCTCCGACATTCCTCTGCACGAATCGGCCAAAGTGGACCCACCAGAGTACATGCTAGAGCTGTACAACAAGTTTGCCACTGACAGGACATCTATGCCATCTGCAAATATCATTAGGAGCTTCAAAAATGAAG ACCTTGCTTCCCACCCTGTTGGTGTCATAGGAGTTCGGAAATATCCCCTTCTGTTCAATGTCTCCATCCCTCATCATGAAGAAATCACCATGGCGGAGCTGAGGCTCTACACCTTGGTGGAGAGGGACCAAATGCTTTATGATGGGCTCGACCGAAAGGTCACTATTTTTGAAGTGCTGGAAAATGACCATATGGGGgtaggagaagaaagaaagatcatGGCACTGGCATCCAGACAGATCTATGGCACGAGCAGCGAGTGGGAGAGCTTCGAGGTGACCGAAGCCATCAGGCGTTGGCGAAGGGCAGGGCTGACCACGCACCGACTGGAGGTTCACATTgagggcagggaaggggaggagcAGAATGGAGAGGGGAAACTCGATATCGACATCAACTCTGAGGCTAAGCACGTGCCCCTGTTGATTGTGTTCTCTGATGACCAAAGCAACGATaagaaagaggagaagcaaGAGCTGAACGAAATGATAGACCATGAGCAGCTCCTGGACTTGGAGAACCTGGAGGTTGGCAATTTCCATGGACACCCTGGTGAGGAGGCTCTGCTCCAGATGCGTTCCAACATCATTTATGACTCCACTGCTCGAATCCGAAGGAACGCAAAAGGCAACTACTGCAAAAAGACTCCACTCTACATAGATTTCAAGGAGATTGGCTGGGATTCCTGGATCATTGCTCCAGCAGGATATGAAGCTTATGAGTGCCATGGAGTATGCGCCTACCCCTTAACAGAGCACGTCACCCCAACAAAACATGCCATTGTCCAGACTTTGGTTCACTTGAAGAATCCCCAGAAAGCCTCCAAGGCCTGCTGCGTGCCCACCAAACTCGATCCTATCTCAATTCTCTACATGGATGCAGGGGTGGTCACCTACAAGTTCAAATACGAAGGCATGGTGGTATCAGAGTGTGGCTGCAGATAG
- the GKN1 gene encoding gastrokine-1 — protein sequence MKFTIVATVLLGLVLTPALSQFQFQNVKVNGGQYPRTITVNVGLGLQTLTISPNSLVAIIQSDSAENAWTTVWNYGTGYIATKLGQEGVCYISTLNRVLMPALNSIAVLAEESNNVKGESVLSSSIRYVVSRRQVGDLMSYGNDIFALCSGLPAFLAFEESQQEGVNQIFYNQNACYRLDVLNLVGIDYCRAGKV from the exons ATGAAATTCACT ATTGTTGCTACCGTCCTTCTTGGACTTGTGCTGACTCCAGCTCTTTCACAATTCCAA tttcAGAATGTGAAAGTAAATGGGGGACAATACCCTAGGACAATCACCGTCAATGTTGGCCTTGGCCTCCAAACACTGACCATCAGTCCAAATTCCCTTGTGGCAATTATTCAGTCAGATTCGGCTGAGAATGCATGGACAACTGTTTGGAACTACGGAACT ggcTACATTGCAACCAAACTTGGACAAGAGGGAGTCTGCTATATTTCCACATTGAACAGAGTCCTGATGCCTGCTCTTAACTCAATTGCTGTCCTTGCTGAAGAGTCTAAC AATGTGAAAGGCGAAAGCGTGCTCTCGAGTTCCATCAGGTACGTCGTCTCCAGAAGACAAGTTGGTGACCTCATGTCTTACGGAAACGATATCTTCGCTCTCTGCAGTGGACTCCCAGCCTTCCTTGCTTTCGAAGAGTCACAGCAGGAGGGTG taaACCAGATCTTCTACAACCAAAACGCATGCTACAGACTTGATGTCCTGAATCTTGTGGGCATTGACTACTGCCGTGCTGGCAAAGTTTGA
- the GKN2 gene encoding gastrokine-2 — protein sequence MKAFAAIFILLGVFWTQSSALESYLLPGPNNEYVTGSMTIDNKKNYADVHVRSGMYSSDTIFDYQHGYIATRLFARHACFIMKIDRASIPELQEIGRQAFERQTMRKIYSPRVMWVQFQPGNAMFGSIREWLRYGKPIEQLCKGLPLYKLTRIEPLTNSNGCASAGIPSILGFNICEKLRENY from the exons atgaaggcaTTT GCtgcaattttcattttgctgggAGTCTTCTGGACTCAAAGTTCTGCATTGGAG AGTTATCTCCTGCCGGGACCTAATAATGAATATGTCACTGGGTCTATGACCATTGACAACAAGAAGAACTATGCTGATGTCCATGTCCGATCTGGCATGTACTCCTCTGACACCATTTTTGACTACCAGCAC GGATATATTGCAACAAGGCTGTTTGCACGACATGCTTGTTTCATCATGAAAATTGATAGAGCTTCCATCCCTGAGCTGCAAGAGATTGGACGCCAGGCTTTTGAGAGACAG ACTATGAGGAAAATTTATTCTCCACGAGTTATGTGGGTACAGTTTCAACCCGGTAATGCCATGTTTGGGAGCATCAGAGAGTGGCTTCGCTATGGTAAACCCATTGAGCAACTCTGCAAGGGTCTACCTCTCTACAAGCTTACAAGGATTGAAC cacTGACTAATTCCAACGGCTGTGCCAGTGCAGGAATTCCATCCATTTTGGGCTTTAACATCTGTGAGAAACTCAGAGAGAACTACTGA